The Gouania willdenowi chromosome 3, fGouWil2.1, whole genome shotgun sequence genome includes a region encoding these proteins:
- the adprhl1 gene encoding inactive ADP-ribosyltransferase arh2, which yields MEKFKAGMVLGGVGNALGYRKGRWESCVSGKKIQEELASLGELATLKLDPDNWPLSDAALMHMTTAEALITDYWCLEDLYREMVRLYVNSMVSLQGRVPDPTTVEGCVHLKPHNYLLAWHTPFNEKGSGFGAAAKAMCIGMRYWQQERLENLIEVSIEIGRMTHNHPTGFLGSLTTALFASYAIQGKPIVTWGREMMKLLPQAEEYCRKTIRHLSEYQENWFYFEAKWQFYLEEREIINDGQNKPVFPDRYDAEETDKIYKRWSSEGRAGRRGHDAPMIAYDALLAAGSDWGELCKRAMFHGGESEATGLIAGCLFGLTHGANQVPTNLYLDLEKRERLEELGEALFKAALSEKCIDK from the exons ATGGAGAAGTTTAAGGCCGGTATGGTTCTGGGAGGTGTCGGCAATGCTTTGGGATACAGAAAAGGTCGATGGGAAAGCTGTGTTTCTGGGAAGAAGATCCAAGAAGAGCTGGCCTCACTGGGAGAACTGGCCACTTTGAAGCTGGACCCTGATAACTGGCCTCTGAGTGATGCAGCGCTGATGCACATGACCACAGCAGAAGCACTCATCACAG attaCTGGTGTCTGGAGGACCTGTACCGGGAGATGGTACGTCTTTATGTAAACTCCATGGTGTCCCTACAGGGCAGAGTTCCTGATCCCACCACTGTGGAGGGCTGTGTTCACCTCAAACCTCACAACTACCTGCTGGCTTGGCACACACCTTTCAATGAAAAAG gCTCTGGGTTTGGGGCAGCTGCCAAAGCTATGTGTATTGGTATGAGATACTGGCAGCAAGAAAGACTGGAGAACCTTATTGAGGTCAGCATAGAAATTGGCAGAATGACACACAACCACCCCACAG GCTTCCTCGGCTCCTTGACAACAGCGTTGTTCGCATCGTATGCGATTCAGGGGAAGCCCATCGTGACTTGGGGCCGTGAGATGATGAAACTCCTCCCACAAGCTGAAGAATACTGCAGGAAGACAATACGCCATTTATCAG AATATCAGGAAAACTGGTTCTACTTTGAAGCCAAGTGGCAGTTTTACCTGGAAGAGCGAGAGATAATAAACGATGGACAAAATAAGCCTGTGTTCCCCGATCGCTACGATGCTGAGGAGACGGACAAA ATATATAAGCGTTGGAGCTCAGAGGGCCGGGCGGGCCGCAGGGGTCACGATGCTCCAATGATAGCCTACGACGCTCTGCTCGCTGCAGGGAGCGACTGGGGAGAACTGTGTAAACGAGCCATGTTTCATGGAG GCGAAAGTGAAGCAACGGGCCTGATCGCAGGGTGTCTCTTTGGACTCACACACGGCGCGAACCAGGTCCCCACAAACCTTTACCTGGACCTAGAAAAGAGAGAACGTTTGGAGGAGCTGGGAGAGGCCCTGTTCAAGGCAGCGTTGTCAGAGAAATGCATCGACAAGTAA